One region of Pogona vitticeps strain Pit_001003342236 chromosome 1, PviZW2.1, whole genome shotgun sequence genomic DNA includes:
- the RPE gene encoding ribulose-phosphate 3-epimerase isoform X1, which translates to MASGCRIGPSILNSDLAALGAECCRLMDCGADYLHLDVMDGHFVPNITFGHPVVESLRKQLGQQPFFDMHMMVAKPEQWVKPMAVAGANQYTFHIEATDNPGALIKDIRENGMKVGLAIKPGTTVEYLAPWANQIDMALVMTVEPGFGGQKFMEDMMPKVHWLRTQFPSLDIEVDGGVGPDTIHKCAEAGANMIVAGSAIMKSDDPRAVINLLRNVCCEAAQKRSLDR; encoded by the exons ATGGCGTCCGGGTGCCGGATCGGCCCGTCCATCCTCAACAGCGACCTGGCGGCGCTGGGGGCCGAGTGCTGCCGCCTGATGGACTGCGGGGCCGACTACCTGCACCTGGATGTAATGGACGG GCATTTTGTTCCAAACATCACTTTTGGCCATCCTGTGGTAGAGAGCCTTCGGAAGCAGCTGGGTCAGCAGCCCTTCTTTG ATATGCACATGATGGTTGCTAAACCAGAACAATGGGTGAAACCCATGGCTGTAGCAGGTGCAAATCAATATACTTTTCACATAGAAGCGACAGACAATCCAGGGGCTCTTATTAAAGATATAAGAGAAAATGGAATGAAG GTTGGTTTGGCTATCAAGCCAGGAACTACTGTAGAATATTTAGCACCATGGGCCAACCAAATAGACATGGCATTAGTTATGACAGTGGAacctggatttggtggacagaaatTCATGGAAGATATGATGCCAAAG GTCCATTGGTTGAGAACTCAGTTTCCTTCTTTGGATATTGAAGTAGATGGTGGCGTAGGGCCAGACACTATTCATAAATGTGCAGAG GCAGGGGCAAATATGATTGTGGCCGGGAGTGCTATAATGAAGAGTGATGATCCTAGAGCTGTGATAAATCTGCTGAGAAACGTGTGTTGTGAAGCCGCTCAAAAGCGTTCTCTTGATCGATGA
- the RPE gene encoding ribulose-phosphate 3-epimerase isoform X3, whose amino-acid sequence MHFVPNITFGHPVVESLRKQLGQQPFFDMHMMVAKPEQWVKPMAVAGANQYTFHIEATDNPGALIKDIRENGMKVGLAIKPGTTVEYLAPWANQIDMALVMTVEPGFGGQKFMEDMMPKVHWLRTQFPSLDIEVDGGVGPDTIHKCAEAGANMIVAGSAIMKSDDPRAVINLLRNVCCEAAQKRSLDR is encoded by the exons AT GCATTTTGTTCCAAACATCACTTTTGGCCATCCTGTGGTAGAGAGCCTTCGGAAGCAGCTGGGTCAGCAGCCCTTCTTTG ATATGCACATGATGGTTGCTAAACCAGAACAATGGGTGAAACCCATGGCTGTAGCAGGTGCAAATCAATATACTTTTCACATAGAAGCGACAGACAATCCAGGGGCTCTTATTAAAGATATAAGAGAAAATGGAATGAAG GTTGGTTTGGCTATCAAGCCAGGAACTACTGTAGAATATTTAGCACCATGGGCCAACCAAATAGACATGGCATTAGTTATGACAGTGGAacctggatttggtggacagaaatTCATGGAAGATATGATGCCAAAG GTCCATTGGTTGAGAACTCAGTTTCCTTCTTTGGATATTGAAGTAGATGGTGGCGTAGGGCCAGACACTATTCATAAATGTGCAGAG GCAGGGGCAAATATGATTGTGGCCGGGAGTGCTATAATGAAGAGTGATGATCCTAGAGCTGTGATAAATCTGCTGAGAAACGTGTGTTGTGAAGCCGCTCAAAAGCGTTCTCTTGATCGATGA
- the RPE gene encoding ribulose-phosphate 3-epimerase isoform X2, translated as MVWRGCFGTGSSSVRSERSPACCIWHFVPNITFGHPVVESLRKQLGQQPFFDMHMMVAKPEQWVKPMAVAGANQYTFHIEATDNPGALIKDIRENGMKVGLAIKPGTTVEYLAPWANQIDMALVMTVEPGFGGQKFMEDMMPKVHWLRTQFPSLDIEVDGGVGPDTIHKCAEAGANMIVAGSAIMKSDDPRAVINLLRNVCCEAAQKRSLDR; from the exons ATGGTTTGGAGAGGCTGTTTTGGGACTGGATCCTCTTCCGTGAGGAGCGAGCGCAGTCCTGCCTGTTGTATCTG GCATTTTGTTCCAAACATCACTTTTGGCCATCCTGTGGTAGAGAGCCTTCGGAAGCAGCTGGGTCAGCAGCCCTTCTTTG ATATGCACATGATGGTTGCTAAACCAGAACAATGGGTGAAACCCATGGCTGTAGCAGGTGCAAATCAATATACTTTTCACATAGAAGCGACAGACAATCCAGGGGCTCTTATTAAAGATATAAGAGAAAATGGAATGAAG GTTGGTTTGGCTATCAAGCCAGGAACTACTGTAGAATATTTAGCACCATGGGCCAACCAAATAGACATGGCATTAGTTATGACAGTGGAacctggatttggtggacagaaatTCATGGAAGATATGATGCCAAAG GTCCATTGGTTGAGAACTCAGTTTCCTTCTTTGGATATTGAAGTAGATGGTGGCGTAGGGCCAGACACTATTCATAAATGTGCAGAG GCAGGGGCAAATATGATTGTGGCCGGGAGTGCTATAATGAAGAGTGATGATCCTAGAGCTGTGATAAATCTGCTGAGAAACGTGTGTTGTGAAGCCGCTCAAAAGCGTTCTCTTGATCGATGA
- the RPE gene encoding ribulose-phosphate 3-epimerase isoform X4, whose product MHMMVAKPEQWVKPMAVAGANQYTFHIEATDNPGALIKDIRENGMKVGLAIKPGTTVEYLAPWANQIDMALVMTVEPGFGGQKFMEDMMPKVHWLRTQFPSLDIEVDGGVGPDTIHKCAEAGANMIVAGSAIMKSDDPRAVINLLRNVCCEAAQKRSLDR is encoded by the exons ATGCACATGATGGTTGCTAAACCAGAACAATGGGTGAAACCCATGGCTGTAGCAGGTGCAAATCAATATACTTTTCACATAGAAGCGACAGACAATCCAGGGGCTCTTATTAAAGATATAAGAGAAAATGGAATGAAG GTTGGTTTGGCTATCAAGCCAGGAACTACTGTAGAATATTTAGCACCATGGGCCAACCAAATAGACATGGCATTAGTTATGACAGTGGAacctggatttggtggacagaaatTCATGGAAGATATGATGCCAAAG GTCCATTGGTTGAGAACTCAGTTTCCTTCTTTGGATATTGAAGTAGATGGTGGCGTAGGGCCAGACACTATTCATAAATGTGCAGAG GCAGGGGCAAATATGATTGTGGCCGGGAGTGCTATAATGAAGAGTGATGATCCTAGAGCTGTGATAAATCTGCTGAGAAACGTGTGTTGTGAAGCCGCTCAAAAGCGTTCTCTTGATCGATGA